In Lolium rigidum isolate FL_2022 chromosome 3, APGP_CSIRO_Lrig_0.1, whole genome shotgun sequence, the genomic window TAATAATACCACGagcaatagagatgcatataatgATATTAAACCCTGAAACAACATTcagacagaaaaaaaaaacacttccaACAGAAAAAAGGAATTTCCTATTCCGAAGAACAAAGAAGTCCAGCATCCTGTTCCGGTAACAGACAAATTCTATTTTGAAAAAGGTGGTCTCATTGATTTCAGGAAAATCTTCATACCAGTTCAGACACAGATTGTCCTTCAACAGAAGACGACATCCCCGCATAAGGTGTTACCTGATATAGAAATCATATTGCCAGATACTTCATCCGTGAGGCTGGCTGGTTCTATACTACAAGCAGTGATTCTTGTCCTTTCTGCTCACTGATATTACTATAGGTGTGAACTGAATTTAATCATGGAATTCTAATACAGGTAGAGTAATTTGAGAAGGAAAAAGATGTCCACCTTTTCAACAATTTGTTAATGAATGTTACTTTGGTATGAGTCGAAATTCATTCGAGCTAGTTGTAAGTAGCAGCTTCAGAAATAATATGTTCAGGATCCCGCAAATTTCAAGTATCAGGATTCAGTGCAACAAACCAAATATATAGGATGTAAATATAATAAATGACCAAAACACCACACATGTAGCTTCAATAACAGGTCAATCATGTGATTATTTTTAATATACGAGCCTCTCAAAAATGAGCAAACCAATATAATAAAAATTATGTAATCCCCATGGTATGATTCACATGTTTCATTGACAGAACTGGAGAGATGTCTTCCAAGAAGGTTGCAATCACAAATGTATAGCAACAATTATAGCAACTTGTCCACCAGTATTAATTATTCTCTGTTCCCACAATCCAAAGGAAAACATTACAGCAGATACAAAATAGACAATTCAGAAAGGCACACGTTTTTTTACAACTCTTACACCATCGCCATCGGAATAGGCGCGCAGCAAAACTACATCACGGATGGCAACACCTGGTAAACTCTACAAGCCGACGACAAGTCGAGCCTTCTTGTGACCAAAACCACCTTTTTGAAATCCGAAGATCGTGTGCAGATACATCATAGTAAACAGCTAGTGAACATAAATGACAACAATACAGCTTTCTTTGGTATCGCAGATTATACACCTCTCACCTCCTAGAGATAGCTCTAGAGATTCTCTTACAACAGGGACTGGTTCGAAGGGCTTCTTCATGCGGGCGGATTGCTTCAACAAGGGCATTATGGACATGGCCCTGCCAGGAAACATGATAGTAAATAAGGAAGGCAATCCTGAACACTATGCATGGAGTTTTTTTACGTACTTAAAAAAAGCATATGGATGTAAACACTCACCCTGCTGTTAACAAGGGCAGTATGAATAACATAGTTTGCAAAAGGGTCTTGCAGCAGTTGCTCAAAATGAGGCACTGAGATCAAGTCAAACACAATGGCAGCTTTGTCCTCGTCTGAGAACACCTTCAGGCATTTCTCCACCACATTGCTGCTCACTTTTTGTTTTGAGAGATAAACATAACTTCCTTCAAACTGAGATGCCAGGTGTGCATTTGCAGAAGGAATTCTCTGGTCCAGGACATACTGGACCACATAATTGCTGAAAGAAGGGAAATAGGCAAGCATTTAGTTATTTTCGAGTTAATATAGTTACATGATGCTAAACATCTGCTACCAGGTATCATAAAATTAATCTCATGATAGATAAATGAAACACATGGTGGAGATATATTCACTACTGCCCAAAAGATAAATCTGGTTTGAAATGTCTCTCAAGGATTCGAAAAGGAAGCAAGAAAGTAAATCTAATCATCCAAATAATTCTTCCAACAAAGTTTGGGGTTCGATCCCTACGGGGTGCGAACATTCAACCGAGTTTCTCAATCTTCTATAACAATATGCCGAGGGATTCCACCCCCTCCAGTCTCGCTTTAAAGCTTGGGTTCATGAAGTTATAGGATATCAGAATCAGCACCGCTACTGTGCTGTCGGTGAAATGAAACAGACCATGGGTACGTATGACTCAACAGGTCAAAGTATAGATGGGTAGTTGAGTTGAAGTAATCAATTATATTTCGATTAACACTACACATAATCTGTAGCAACAGAGACAatgggaaaaatgtttttttcAGGTCAAAGGGCCAACTAAGTCAATGACGTGAAGATAATTCTCCTTTTGAGAATGATGGCGAAGAAAACTCCTCCAGGAAAAGATCGCTGTAGTGTCAGTTACATGCAAGAGATGAGCAACAGTATTCAAAAAGTATACAAAAAAATATGCATCGATGCAGTATAAGCGACCTTATTCCCTTTATTAATCTAATCCTAATTCAAAATCTATGAGCAATATGAATCGATATATCTAATGTTGATAACATGTCACTGGTGAGATTTCTTCCCCTTAGCActgttttgcaagaaaacaggAAGAAACATAAAGCAATTATGTTCCTTTGCAATAGCACATTATAAGCAGCTAGTAAAGAGGAAGGGTGGGTTTACCCAAATGGATCTTGAGCCAGCTGAAAGGCATGAGCACACACTTCCACAATTAGCTTTGCTTGATTTTCACCACGTGCACTAGTTATGCACTTTTGTAAAACACAGCAGCCATGGCGATGTATTGCCATTTCAAAACAATGATTTGCAGCAGCGTCAAATATGAACTGTGTAAGGAGAGTAGGGATAAACATATTGCAGATGATAACGATATATAATCAAATCAAGTCAGATCACTGCATACATCACACATAGTTTTTTGCATACGAATCCCATAACGCACTACTAATACACCTGGCATGTTAGTTTTAAAATGTGCTAATATTATGGCTTATGACATTCAAAAAGTATCCAATAGGCATTTTTCCTCTACAAATTTCATGCATCGAGCTATTGGCAGTTGGCAGCACGATCATGCTTGCTCCATGAATTAATTTCTATATCGTCATTCGGTGTTGCATCAAATGTAAGTTAAgaaaaaaataataatatgagGTCTGGTACATGACATGGTGATCGAGATATTACTGTGTAGTAGAAAGCTTATCATACCACAGGTTCCTACTGATATTGGTCTATTGAGTTCTTCTGAACACAAGGTAAGTGCACAAATATGTAAAAGATAATACTGAAGAATAAAGGAAGTGCGTGATATATCATAATCAAAGTCAAGTACATAGAGAGAGGGGAACTCGAAGGGCGGAACGGGCCACAAGACATCATCACTACTAAGATATTATTGCTTGAAAATGGTCCTCAAGAGAACCTAAACGCTAGTAATTTAGTAAAGCATACTCACAATTTGGTTGTTCATTTTAGGACGCGGATTTTTTTAATGTCCTAATTTGCTAAACTGAATTCAGGTCCTATTTTGGTTCTAGTTAATTGTGCAGAGGTCTCATGTATCATATGTACTCAAGAATGAGAACCAGTTGAACACATGAACCTGAAGTACTACGTACTTCTTGTACATGAATTGATGCATATGTAGTTAAGATGGGAACTCTAGAACAAACTACAGTACTCTTTACTTTTTGCTAGAATGTTTCTCATCAGCAAACAAAGCCTCATGAATATATTCGAGGGTACATTCCTAAGATTCTGCTTAATGATGTAATACGGCGTAGTAATAGTTCATTTGCCAAATAATATACTTAACGTAAGTAAAATATGGCTGATTACAAATGCATAACGCAAGTTAGAATCTCAAACCATGATACTTCTTCTGAGTTCGTACACTAGGTCTAACCGTTTAAGTACTTTACTTTTGCACTAGGTACTACAAATTGCATGATATGATCCACATAACATAGCTGGTAAAAATTCCATGTTTCGGTACTGATTATCAAATTTATTTAGTGCACCGTAGGAAAATGCAGCAACTAATAAATGTTGATCAAAATCAGTTCTGCTACAGAAAAATAAAGCACTTTTCGAGTAACTACTACTATGTACCTTGTTCTCCTCTGCACCAAAGTTGGACAAGCATTTCTGTATGACATGATTACCATTAAGGTCATTGACAAGATGCATAAAGCCTGGTTCTAGGGCCGAAACAATGAGTgctatctgcttcctcgtcttAACAGTCTCTATCAATTTCTGTATTGCCCTTGTCCTGAAACAAATTACAACAACCAAAATCATCACCAATCATTTACATGCAGTTAGTAGTAACAAAAGGGGTATATATTGCAGTGGAAGCATCACAGCACACTTGATATGTATCACAACATTCTCAAATCAACATTTGTGACAATTGGTTAGGATTCCAATTACTTGTTATGTCAGGATCGTAATGCACCTAATTGATCAGTTTTGAGAAGATAAGAGAATTACCCATGTGTGTTGAGAGAGATTCTGAGCAGCTTGACAGGGTCCTCTGTGAGCACAACAATGATCCTGAGCCTCTGCTCCTCATCACACACGTCCAGAAGCTTCTGAATGAGATAGTTGGCAAAGGAGTTGGTCATGAGCTCTGCAATGTGGTCGATGATTCCCTCAAAGATGACATCCACGTGATGCTTCTCCTCCTCAAACTTCTGCTGCAGGAAGCGGCACCCATTCTGGTCCTTGGCCATGAAGTAGATGTAGCCCTTGACCCCAACCATGTTCTCGTACCTCAGCATCCTGGGGCTCTCCAGCTCCAGCGCCCTGCTGTTGCCATGATGCTGGAACCTCCTCTCCTTGGCACGGTTCAGGAAAGGGACGTTCTTCTTCCCGTCGAAATTCTGACCGTCCTCGCGGCGGAACACCTCCACCTGATTGAAGCCTTTGGTGTACCGGTTCCCAGCCACAGGCACAGGCACGCCGTACTCGCATTGCTGTTTCGGTGAACGGCCTCGGGGGTCGAAGGCGATGGGGCCGGTGCTGCCAAGATAGCCCCAGTTGTGCTCCGCGGGGGCGGCAGCCTGCTGCCCGGGAAGCATGAACGgctcggcatggccatggccagggTGCCCCCAGCCAATGCCGGTGCCGTTCCCTGCCCTGTTGTACACGAAGCCGCCCATGCTGGCATCCAGGGCTCTAGGGAAGGCGCCGTGGCCACCCACCAGGCCGACGTCCGCTCCTCCTCCGAGGGTGAAGCGCGTCGGCGGCGCGGCGTACCCGGCCGCCGCCCTGGCCTGATCAGGCGGCAGGGGCTCGCCGTGGAAGGAGGAACCCGGCGCCCCGAAGTGGTAGCCGAAGTAGGCCGCGGAGAAATCTGGCGGCGGGGCGTTGttggcgggcgcgggcgcgccGTCCTCGACGAGCAGGCCGCGGAACTGGTTCGCCAGCCACAGCTTCTCCGCCGGGTCGTCCGCCGCCTGCGGCAGCGGGGTCGGCGCGCCGCCGACGAACGGGCTTGGAGGCGCCGGGTACACgcggaagccgccgccgccgccgccgcccggcaggTGGCCACCGTCATCGCGGCGGCTAGTCATGGCGATGGCGTAGTACGCGTCCCCGCCGTGGGCGTGATGGCGCGGGGTGGAGTTCCCGtgatggcgcggcggcggtccgccgccgccgaggcggtGTCCTTGCGGGGCGGTGACCTGGGGGATCTCGCTGAGGAGCAAGTCCATCTCTTTCTCCTCGGGCCTCTCGTCGTCCACCGTCGCGggcgccgttgccgccgccgccaccgccatcccGCCCGTCATCTTCAGATCAAGAAAGCAGCAGAACCAAGACAAGAAAAGGGGAGAAATAAAATCTGATGGATCGGCGCGGATTGCAACAACCTGGAGGGAatcgggggaggcgggcggatcgGGAGTGGGGATCGGGAGCAGGGGTTAGCAGTAGTGGTGGTGCATTGGAGGGATTGGGGGAGGTGGAGAGGCCGGTGAGGCATGCaaaaggggagaggaggggcgCAAGATGGAGGCGGTGGGTTTATATACCCAATCCTCCTATTCTATTGACTCGGCTTCTCCTCCTTCTGCCTGCTTCCTTCTGCTCAGCCTCAGCTCATCCCTCCGCATTGGTGGGAGGGGGACGAGTACAATACACCATGTCCACCGTATAATACGTATGCCACATCATGGTCAGTTTTTTACCGTCTTTCTAGGGGCATGAGATCTGAGCATTTAAAGGACAATCTTTCTATGTTTCAGTTTTTGCCCATGGTTTTCATTCCCATTACTTCCTCCATTTTTCACTTACTTTGCCCTCTAAATTTAGTTAAAATCATTAAGTCTGATTAAGAGTATAGAAAAAATCAACAACAATAATACCAAGTGCATATAACATGAATTTATATTTTATGATTACTCTATTCCTATAAACTTAACACTGCATATGACATTTTCTATATGTTTAGTAAAACTTCACAAAGGctagcgagtgcgcagccagcccacccgggttcgaatccccatctaGCGGTAATTTCGCTGGGAAGAGCGGACTTTAAATCGGGTTATCGTCCTAGTGTCCATCCGCGGAGAGATTTTCATCCTACCTAACAACATATATCCAAGGGAGAGATCATTCCCCGTTGGTCAACATTTTTTAGTAAAACTTCACAAAATAAAACTTCAACTAAACCCAAAACGCAAACTGATTGTAAAAGGAGGGAGTATCATTGTGTATTCAAAACCACTCGCAATACATTGGCTCTTAGCACATTATTCTGAACAGTTGTGCATCTTAAGAGACTACAATCACAATACATTATCTTTTAAGGGTTGTATTTAAGTGAGGTTGCATTTACTTTTTTTTGCCTACTATAGCTTGCAAGAGTTGCATGTTACGAGCAAATACAATAGGCTGGTGTCAACTAGCTCtaagagagttttttttttttgctgatttGGAGTAGATAGAAGAGGATAGGGAAGGTAAGACATGTACAATAATAGAGAAGGCACGCCTTCTCTTAGCCCTCCACGTTATCTAGAAAAGGCAATAAATATAATGTGTGTAATATGTTAAGGTTCCCTACCTTTCCACGTCATCTAGAGAAAGTAATAGAGATAAGTCCTACAATGCATTATCTGGCCATAGCGGTaactatcatgtagtagtatcattcatatgatatttgtgtatgatactatatctatagtggttagtatcatgcaGTAGTATcgtagtcatgctatatttattgtttttttaaatctcaatgcaaatttgtgcacaagatttgtcTGACATTAACTTTTCTGTGACATgcactatgatacagtatccacctatgttactctaatatcctctatcctccttaattagctaccacatcagcatttttgtgcgatcaatgtgcatgatactagttatgatactagcactagtcacaatgcatattaTCATATAAAAGTATCATTTGTATGATACTACTCCATCCGTCTCGGTTTAATAGGCACACACTCAGTttaagatgaactttgaccattgatttggtcaaacaaatataaattttatgtctacaaaataTGTATCATTAAATTCGTATGCAAAaaagctttccaatgatataatttttgtgacatatattttatattttattgactaaaataaAGGTCAAAAcaatttcttaaactacgtgcgtgcctgttaaacTGAGACGGAGAAAGTATTACATGTTACTATGTCCACAATGCATGatatcatgtactagtatcataatcttcttatattaattgatttgtagaatctcaatgtagatctatgtacaagattatttgacattaaatttttacgtgctatgataaggtatctacctatgataataCAATCATCTCTCTTATCTTTAATTACACTGCTACATCAGCTTTTTTGCATGCAtgggatgcatgatactactacctatgatactcttaTTATGGATAGTCCCTAGCAATTAATGATGAATAATTAACTTTTAGTAAGCAATTAATTTGATAAGGGAAGACATCTCCATACCCTAGCAATTAATGATAAAGAATTAACTTTTAGTAAGAAATTAATTTGATAAGGGAAGACATCTCGTATAATGCATAAACTAGCATTCTCTTATTTTCTAAGAAATTATCTCTTAGATAAGGAAAGATAATCTTATCTTTCTTATTTCTTTCTCTTTCAACTAAGCAAAAATTCTACGTGGTTAGACTAAGGAAAGATcgacatcaccccattgtacatgcccttaggacACGTACAATAGGGTGACGTCAGCCTTCCCTCCGAGATGCCACGtcggatttttgcttagttgaaggagagagaatgaagaaagataagattgtcttcccttagctaagagatcatctcttagaaaataagggaaggttattttctccattgtacgaCATGTCTTCGCTTAGCAACATAGTTTCTTACCAAATTTAATTGATTATCATTAATTTCTAGGCTATAAGAGATAACGCATTGTAGGACTTATACCTATCAACTTCTCTAGATGATGTGGTGGgatgccttctctaccattgtacatgcccttatcgcTTATTATCATCCCTTGCAATTAATAAGAATTAATTAAATTTTAAGAGGAAATTATATTGCTAAGAGAAGCATGTGGTACAATGGACCATATCCTCTTCTCTTATTTTCTAAGGTCATCCTTAGTTAAGGGAAAACAACCTCAAAGTGAAAGTTGACGTAACACTATTGCACATGCCCTAAGTGAGCTCTCATGCAAGATCCACCTTTGACACTTTATGAGATTGAAAGGTAGATCATATATTAATAAAGTAGTGTATTTACAGCTGGCAATAAGTTGACTATAGATAGCATGACACCTacttatagccagcagttggGTAGATCGGATTGGTTATTGAGCAGTCAAAATTGTAACAGGTGAGCCTGATGCCATTCCGGTAATTATATTGCCTATCCGAAATTCCAACAACATCATTTATtatggaaagaaaataaaaaaagacaTATAGGGTATGAACTtgctctaagagcaagtacaataggttGATGTAAGCGAGCTATAGTTTTGCAGAGTTAGAGGAGAGATGAAAGAAATTAACTGTAAATTAAGAGCCACATGCAGCTCCAACACGTGCTCGTAGACACTATGTAAGAATGTGAACAACAAAACTACGCCTttagtattttgagttgaaagcCATTTTGTAGTTGGGTTGAGAAAAATATTTGGTCGAGTTGGAACCTCTTGAGGGGTTTTACCTAACTTAGTAGTTGCATTTAGGAAGTTAGACCTttggatttttatttttttgagaacTTCTGTTGATTTACTATAGGGATGTGAAtgccaaatgatttctttcccttTAGCTGTCAACTTATAAATTTTTATCTTTAGGCTGTGGTTGGGTAAGTTATATTTTATTTAATAAATAATGATATTTGGATCGACATTGTC contains:
- the LOC124694877 gene encoding pumilio domain-containing protein C4G8.03c-like — protein: MAVAAAATAPATVDDERPEEKEMDLLLSEIPQVTAPQGHRLGGGGPPPRHHGNSTPRHHAHGGDAYYAIAMTSRRDDGGHLPGGGGGGGFRVYPAPPSPFVGGAPTPLPQAADDPAEKLWLANQFRGLLVEDGAPAPANNAPPPDFSAAYFGYHFGAPGSSFHGEPLPPDQARAAAGYAAPPTRFTLGGGADVGLVGGHGAFPRALDASMGGFVYNRAGNGTGIGWGHPGHGHAEPFMLPGQQAAAPAEHNWGYLGSTGPIAFDPRGRSPKQQCEYGVPVPVAGNRYTKGFNQVEVFRREDGQNFDGKKNVPFLNRAKERRFQHHGNSRALELESPRMLRYENMVGVKGYIYFMAKDQNGCRFLQQKFEEEKHHVDVIFEGIIDHIAELMTNSFANYLIQKLLDVCDEEQRLRIIVVLTEDPVKLLRISLNTHGTRAIQKLIETVKTRKQIALIVSALEPGFMHLVNDLNGNHVIQKCLSNFGAEENKFIFDAAANHCFEMAIHRHGCCVLQKCITSARGENQAKLIVEVCAHAFQLAQDPFGNYVVQYVLDQRIPSANAHLASQFEGSYVYLSKQKVSSNVVEKCLKVFSDEDKAAIVFDLISVPHFEQLLQDPFANYVIHTALVNSRGHVHNALVEAIRPHEEALRTSPCCKRISRAISRR